In a genomic window of Nostoc sp. UHCC 0870:
- the aroF gene encoding 3-deoxy-7-phosphoheptulonate synthase, translated as MIVVMKVGSPEVEINRINEELSNWGLTPEKIIGKHKVVIGLVGETADLDPLQIQEVSPWIEQVLRVELPYKRASRQYRHGEASDVVVNTPDGVVVFGEHQPLVVVAGPCSVENEEMIIETAQRVKAAGAKFLRGGAYKPRTSPYAFQGHGESALELLAKAREVSGLGIITEVMDAAELDIIAEVADVIQVGARNMQNFSLLKKVGAQPKPVLLKRGMAATIEDWLMAAEYVLAAGNPNVILCERGIRTFDRQYTRNTLDLSVVPVLRKLTHLPIMIDPSHGTGWAEFVPSMAMAAIAAGCDSLMIEVHPNPKKALSDGPQSLTPEAFDHLMQELAVIGKAVGRWPQPTAALA; from the coding sequence ATGATTGTAGTCATGAAAGTTGGTTCTCCAGAAGTGGAGATTAACCGCATTAATGAAGAACTAAGTAATTGGGGTTTGACACCAGAAAAAATTATCGGTAAACACAAGGTAGTAATTGGTTTAGTAGGTGAGACTGCCGACTTAGACCCACTACAAATTCAAGAAGTCAGCCCTTGGATTGAGCAAGTATTACGGGTAGAACTGCCCTATAAACGAGCTAGCCGCCAATACCGACACGGAGAAGCTTCGGACGTTGTAGTTAATACCCCCGATGGCGTAGTTGTGTTTGGTGAACACCAACCCTTAGTAGTGGTTGCTGGCCCCTGTTCCGTTGAAAATGAGGAAATGATTATCGAAACGGCGCAACGGGTTAAAGCAGCCGGAGCGAAGTTTTTACGCGGTGGTGCATACAAACCCCGGACTTCACCTTACGCCTTCCAAGGACATGGGGAGAGTGCTTTAGAATTATTAGCCAAGGCGAGGGAAGTTAGTGGACTTGGCATTATTACAGAAGTCATGGATGCGGCGGAACTAGATATCATCGCCGAAGTTGCTGATGTAATTCAGGTAGGCGCAAGGAATATGCAGAACTTTTCCCTGCTGAAGAAAGTAGGAGCGCAACCCAAACCAGTGCTATTAAAACGGGGAATGGCTGCTACTATTGAAGATTGGTTAATGGCGGCTGAGTATGTGCTAGCAGCTGGCAACCCCAATGTAATTTTATGTGAGCGGGGTATTCGTACCTTTGACCGCCAATATACTCGCAACACCTTAGATTTATCTGTAGTGCCGGTATTGCGGAAATTAACTCACCTGCCCATTATGATTGACCCCAGTCATGGTACAGGTTGGGCTGAGTTTGTCCCATCTATGGCGATGGCAGCGATCGCAGCTGGTTGTGATTCTCTCATGATTGAGGTTCACCCCAACCCCAAAAAAGCTTTATCAGACGGGCCTCAATCCTTAACACCAGAAGCTTTTGACCATCTCATGCAAGAATTAGCTGTCATTGGTAAAGCTGTTGGACGTTGGCCACAGCCCACAGCCGCTTTAGCATAA
- a CDS encoding acyltransferase family protein, producing the protein MRLTSLDVFRGITIAGMILVNMAGVVDNVYPPLTHADWHGCTPTDLVFPFFLFIVGVAMTFSLAKYTQDNKPTSAVYWRIFRRAAILFILGLLLNGFWNQGIWTFDFSSIRIMGVLQRISLTYLLASLVVLKLPRPGQWILAGVLLIGYWLAMMYIPVPDYGAAVLTREGNFGAYIDRLIIPKAHLYKGDGFNFMGDPEGLFSTIPAIVSVLAGYFTGDWIRKQPVQTRTSVGLALFGIGCLIIGWAWGWVFPINKKLWTSSYVVLTSGWALLLLAGCYELIEVRLIRRWSKPLEIMGLNAIALFVASVLLIKVLVRTKIGTGETAISTYNWIYQNIFASWAGNFNGSLLFALVTVFLWWAVAVIMYRQNWFIKV; encoded by the coding sequence ATGCGTCTGACCTCTCTCGATGTTTTTCGTGGCATTACCATTGCGGGGATGATTCTCGTTAATATGGCTGGAGTTGTAGATAATGTCTACCCTCCCTTAACCCATGCTGATTGGCATGGTTGCACACCGACTGATTTAGTTTTTCCCTTCTTTCTGTTCATTGTCGGTGTGGCAATGACTTTTTCTTTAGCCAAATACACCCAAGATAACAAACCCACCTCGGCGGTTTACTGGCGGATATTTCGCCGTGCAGCGATACTGTTTATTTTGGGTTTGCTACTCAATGGCTTTTGGAATCAAGGCATTTGGACTTTTGACTTCAGCAGCATTCGCATTATGGGAGTGTTGCAGCGTATTAGTCTGACTTATTTGTTGGCTTCCTTAGTAGTCCTCAAATTACCGCGCCCAGGACAATGGATATTGGCTGGTGTATTACTAATTGGCTACTGGCTAGCAATGATGTACATTCCCGTACCTGATTATGGTGCTGCTGTCCTAACACGAGAAGGCAACTTTGGTGCTTATATTGACCGCCTGATTATCCCCAAAGCGCATCTTTATAAAGGCGATGGCTTCAACTTCATGGGCGATCCTGAAGGGCTTTTTAGTACGATTCCAGCTATTGTGAGTGTTTTGGCTGGTTACTTTACTGGTGATTGGATACGCAAACAACCAGTACAAACACGCACGAGTGTAGGATTAGCTTTATTTGGGATTGGTTGCTTAATCATTGGTTGGGCGTGGGGTTGGGTATTCCCCATCAATAAAAAACTGTGGACAAGTTCCTATGTTGTGTTGACTAGCGGTTGGGCATTATTGTTACTGGCTGGTTGTTATGAACTAATTGAAGTGAGGTTAATTCGACGCTGGAGTAAACCTTTGGAAATTATGGGCTTAAATGCGATCGCTCTTTTCGTCGCATCAGTTTTACTAATTAAAGTCTTAGTCAGAACCAAAATCGGCACAGGCGAAACCGCTATCAGCACATATAACTGGATCTATCAAAACATCTTTGCATCTTGGGCAGGGAATTTCAACGGTTCACTATTATTCGCCCTAGTCACCGTTTTTTTATGGTGGGCTGTCGCTGTGATTATGTATCGCCAAAACTGGTTTATCAAAGTTTGA
- a CDS encoding manganese catalase family protein: MFFHKKEPIHSVKINDANPRFAQLLLEQFGGATGELSAALQYWVQSFHVENAGIRDMLQDIAIEEFGHLEMVGKLIEAHTKNVDQTEAYKSTLFAVRGMGPHFLDSQGNAWTASYLNEGGDVVRDLRANIAAEAGARQTYEELIKLCPDQGTKETLVHLLTREVSHTQMFMKALDSLGKLTDPLFGNIQPDETVALYYNLSTNGNGHDERGPWNSEPTFQYVANPLERRS, translated from the coding sequence ATGTTTTTCCACAAAAAAGAGCCGATTCATTCAGTAAAAATCAATGATGCTAATCCTCGCTTTGCTCAGTTACTTCTAGAGCAATTTGGAGGAGCAACTGGAGAATTATCAGCAGCTTTGCAATACTGGGTACAATCATTCCATGTTGAGAATGCTGGAATTCGAGATATGCTGCAAGACATTGCCATTGAGGAATTTGGGCATTTAGAGATGGTTGGTAAACTCATCGAAGCTCATACCAAAAATGTAGATCAAACAGAGGCTTATAAAAGCACTCTCTTTGCTGTCAGGGGAATGGGTCCTCACTTTTTAGATAGTCAAGGTAATGCTTGGACTGCAAGTTACCTCAATGAAGGTGGAGACGTCGTAAGAGATTTGAGAGCTAATATTGCGGCTGAAGCTGGCGCACGCCAAACTTACGAAGAGCTAATTAAGCTATGTCCAGATCAAGGCACAAAAGAAACTTTAGTACATCTGCTCACCAGAGAAGTTTCTCATACCCAGATGTTCATGAAGGCTCTAGATTCACTTGGTAAGTTGACAGATCCATTATTTGGTAATATTCAGCCTGATGAAACTGTGGCTCTGTATTACAATCTGTCTACTAATGGTAATGGACACGATGAACGTGGCCCTTGGAATTCAGAACCAACATTCCAATACGTTGCTAACCCATTGGAAAGACGCTCTTAA
- a CDS encoding GlsB/YeaQ/YmgE family stress response membrane protein, with protein MNIIAWVILGLLAGAIAKAIYPGSQGGGILSTMILGIIGAFIGGSLYSLFSTGTLQLTATSLSIPGLLIAIVGAMIAIYIWGLLSRSRSA; from the coding sequence ATGAATATTATTGCTTGGGTAATATTAGGACTATTAGCTGGTGCGATCGCTAAAGCAATTTATCCTGGATCTCAAGGTGGTGGAATCCTTTCCACAATGATTTTAGGTATCATAGGTGCTTTCATAGGTGGTAGTTTGTATAGTCTATTTTCCACGGGAACTTTACAATTGACTGCTACTAGTTTAAGTATTCCTGGTCTTTTAATAGCTATCGTCGGAGCAATGATTGCTATCTACATATGGGGACTACTTAGCAGAAGTCGCAGTGCCTAA
- the hemN gene encoding oxygen-independent coproporphyrinogen III oxidase: MVFLSSGVKFDLELIQKYDTPAPRYTSYPPATQLTEGFTQKDFRAAIAASNQRKSPLSLYFHIPFCQSACYFCGCNTVISNNTNIAKPYLENLAREIKHTASLIDQDRKVLQIHWGGGTPNYLDCDQVEFLWKNITRNFNLDSQAEVSIEINPRYVDKEYIFFLREIGFNRISFGIQDFNDRVQVAVNRVQPEELLLDVMSWIKAAKFESVNVDLIYGLPYQTLQTFRETLQKTVALDPDRIVVFNFAYVPWLKPAQKNIPVEALPQPQEKLEILQMTIEELTKSQYLFIGMDHFAKPNDELATAQRNRTLQRNFQGYTTHAGTELFGFGATSISMLHDAYVQNHKQLKEYYQAVASDSLPISKGIKLTEDDILRRDVIMCIMSNFQLYKQEIAEKHEINFDQYFAHELELLEPLAADGLVNLSNDHIQITDIGRLLVRNIAVIFDIHNQTQEKHFSRAI, encoded by the coding sequence ATGGTTTTTCTTTCATCTGGAGTCAAATTTGATCTAGAATTGATTCAAAAGTATGATACCCCTGCACCTAGATATACTAGTTACCCACCCGCTACACAGTTAACGGAAGGATTTACACAGAAAGATTTTCGTGCTGCGATCGCCGCCTCAAATCAAAGAAAATCACCGCTATCTTTGTATTTCCATATTCCTTTTTGTCAAAGTGCTTGTTACTTTTGTGGCTGCAATACTGTAATTTCTAATAACACGAATATTGCTAAACCATACCTAGAAAATTTAGCAAGAGAAATCAAGCATACAGCATCCTTGATTGACCAAGATAGAAAAGTGCTACAAATTCATTGGGGTGGAGGTACACCCAATTACTTAGATTGCGATCAAGTAGAATTCTTGTGGAAAAATATTACTCGCAACTTCAACCTAGATTCACAAGCAGAAGTCTCTATTGAGATTAACCCCCGTTATGTTGACAAAGAATACATTTTCTTTCTTAGAGAAATTGGGTTTAATCGCATTAGTTTTGGTATCCAAGATTTTAATGACCGAGTACAGGTAGCTGTCAACCGTGTCCAACCTGAAGAGTTGTTACTTGATGTCATGAGTTGGATTAAAGCGGCTAAATTTGAAAGTGTGAATGTAGACCTGATTTATGGTTTACCTTATCAAACTTTACAAACCTTTCGAGAAACGTTGCAGAAGACAGTTGCATTAGACCCCGATCGCATTGTTGTGTTTAACTTTGCTTATGTACCGTGGTTAAAGCCAGCACAAAAGAATATTCCTGTGGAAGCATTACCGCAACCCCAAGAAAAGTTAGAAATCCTGCAAATGACCATTGAGGAATTGACAAAAAGCCAATATCTATTTATTGGTATGGATCATTTTGCCAAACCTAACGACGAACTAGCAACAGCACAACGTAACCGCACCCTCCAGCGAAACTTTCAAGGCTACACCACCCACGCGGGGACAGAACTGTTTGGCTTTGGTGCGACATCAATCAGTATGCTACATGATGCTTATGTGCAGAATCATAAGCAGTTAAAAGAATATTATCAAGCAGTTGCTAGTGATAGTTTACCAATCAGTAAAGGAATTAAACTCACTGAAGATGATATTTTGAGACGCGATGTAATTATGTGCATCATGTCAAATTTTCAACTGTATAAGCAAGAAATCGCAGAAAAACATGAGATCAATTTTGATCAATATTTTGCCCATGAACTAGAGTTATTAGAGCCATTAGCAGCTGATGGACTGGTCAATTTATCAAACGACCACATCCAAATTACCGATATTGGTAGGTTATTGGTGAGGAATATTGCTGTAATTTTTGATATCCATAATCAAACTCAAGAAAAACACTTTTCTCGCGCCATTTAA
- a CDS encoding biliverdin-producing heme oxygenase, protein MSSNLAVKLRSGTQKAHTSAENVGFMKCFLKGVVDRQNFAKFLSNLYFVYSELEAAITSHVNNPVIAAVYFPELNRRASLEKDMVFYYGSEWRSLITPSSSTQAYINHIRELSARDPVLLIGHTYTRYMGDLSGGQMLQKIAQSTLKLSGYEGTSFYNFEQIPDKQAFKNTYRQAMDSLSIDDATGDRIVVEANSAFQFNMQMAKDLEGSLIKAIGQVVFNSLTHTNNPGSTEAAAM, encoded by the coding sequence ATGAGTAGCAATTTAGCCGTCAAACTGCGTTCCGGGACTCAAAAAGCTCACACCTCAGCAGAAAATGTGGGTTTCATGAAATGTTTTTTGAAGGGGGTTGTAGATAGACAGAATTTCGCTAAATTTTTAAGTAACTTATATTTTGTCTACAGTGAACTAGAAGCTGCAATTACAAGCCATGTCAACAATCCCGTAATTGCGGCGGTTTACTTCCCCGAACTGAATCGCCGCGCCTCCTTAGAGAAAGACATGGTGTTTTACTATGGTAGTGAGTGGCGAAGTCTCATTACACCTTCAAGCAGCACCCAGGCATATATTAACCACATCAGAGAACTTTCTGCTCGTGATCCTGTGTTATTGATTGGTCATACCTATACTCGCTACATGGGCGACCTTTCCGGGGGTCAGATGCTGCAAAAAATCGCTCAATCAACGCTCAAACTGTCTGGCTACGAAGGCACATCATTCTATAATTTTGAGCAAATTCCCGACAAGCAAGCATTTAAAAACACGTATCGTCAGGCGATGGATTCATTATCCATTGATGATGCCACAGGCGATCGCATTGTTGTAGAAGCAAATAGTGCTTTCCAATTCAATATGCAAATGGCCAAAGACTTAGAGGGAAGCTTAATTAAAGCTATTGGTCAAGTAGTATTTAATAGCTTGACTCACACCAATAACCCCGGTAGTACCGAAGCAGCAGCAATGTAA
- the acsF gene encoding magnesium-protoporphyrin IX monomethyl ester (oxidative) cyclase, giving the protein MVNTLTTPEPQTLKPGVKAPVQETLLTPRFYTTDFEAVANMDISANETEIQSIVDELRADYNRHHFVRDEEFKQNWDHITGEKRRAFIDFLERSCTSEFSGFLLFKELSRRIKDRNPLLAEAFNYMARDEARHAGFLNKSMADLNLSLDLNYLTKNRTYTFFPAEWVIYTVYLSEKIGYWRYILVHQHMQEHPEYQFYPLFRKFESWCQDENRHGDFFKAVLRSQPKLWKTWKARLWVRFFLLTVFATHTMTVFERASFYEAIGIHPRKYNNRVIQETNNTSARAFPIILNTNHPEFFWRLEQCSENNLKLSAINSSEWPNFVKFFQRIPPAIAIFWNMLKLYLIKPIDTEVTRGTVM; this is encoded by the coding sequence ATGGTTAATACCCTTACAACCCCAGAGCCTCAAACGCTAAAGCCTGGAGTGAAAGCACCTGTTCAAGAAACTTTATTAACACCCCGGTTTTACACTACCGACTTTGAGGCGGTGGCAAATATGGATATTTCAGCTAATGAGACTGAAATTCAGTCGATTGTCGATGAACTGCGTGCTGACTACAACCGCCATCATTTTGTCCGTGATGAAGAGTTTAAGCAAAACTGGGATCATATTACTGGGGAAAAACGCCGCGCCTTTATTGACTTTTTGGAACGTTCTTGTACTTCCGAGTTTTCTGGGTTTTTGTTGTTTAAAGAGTTATCACGCCGCATTAAAGACCGGAATCCTCTATTGGCAGAGGCCTTTAATTATATGGCACGGGATGAGGCACGGCACGCGGGATTTTTGAATAAGTCGATGGCGGATTTGAATCTATCTTTAGACTTAAACTATTTAACCAAGAATCGCACATATACCTTTTTCCCGGCGGAGTGGGTGATTTACACCGTCTACCTATCGGAAAAAATTGGTTACTGGCGTTATATTTTGGTGCATCAGCATATGCAGGAGCATCCAGAGTACCAGTTTTATCCACTATTCCGTAAGTTTGAGAGTTGGTGTCAAGATGAGAATCGCCACGGGGATTTCTTTAAAGCCGTATTGCGATCGCAGCCCAAATTATGGAAAACTTGGAAGGCTCGTTTATGGGTGCGTTTCTTTTTATTAACTGTGTTTGCTACCCATACAATGACCGTATTTGAACGGGCTAGCTTTTATGAAGCTATCGGTATCCATCCCCGCAAATACAACAACCGAGTTATTCAAGAAACAAATAATACCTCCGCGCGAGCATTTCCTATCATCTTGAATACTAATCACCCGGAATTTTTCTGGCGATTAGAACAGTGTTCGGAAAATAATTTGAAACTATCGGCAATTAACAGCAGTGAATGGCCTAATTTTGTGAAATTCTTTCAACGGATTCCTCCCGCTATTGCTATCTTTTGGAATATGTTGAAGTTGTACTTAATTAAGCCAATTGATACTGAAGTTACACGCGGTACAGTTATGTAA
- a CDS encoding response regulator has protein sequence MKTKRILVVDNEQYIQEVAKVCLETVAGWEVVTASSGQEGINQAETFQPDAILLDVMMPDMDGIATFEKLQANPATKAIPVILLTAKIQASDRRRYSQLGMITAIAKPFNPLELAGQVATALGWNLDK, from the coding sequence ATGAAAACCAAGCGAATTCTAGTGGTTGATAACGAGCAGTATATTCAAGAAGTCGCCAAAGTCTGCTTAGAAACAGTAGCAGGTTGGGAGGTGGTGACAGCCAGTTCTGGTCAAGAGGGTATTAACCAAGCTGAGACTTTCCAACCAGATGCTATTCTCTTAGATGTGATGATGCCTGATATGGATGGAATCGCTACCTTTGAGAAACTGCAAGCCAATCCAGCCACCAAGGCAATCCCCGTAATTTTATTAACCGCCAAAATACAAGCCTCTGACCGTCGCCGCTACTCTCAATTGGGAATGATAACAGCGATCGCAAAACCTTTCAATCCCCTAGAATTAGCCGGTCAGGTAGCTACAGCACTAGGTTGGAATTTGGATAAATAA